Genomic segment of Nostoc commune NIES-4072:
AATCAATATCAGTCGATGAATTAGACGAATTAGATGAATTAGATGAATTAGACCTATTGAAACGCCGTCGTCGCCAATCCGAAATTATTTCTGACACCATAGAGGATAACAAAACTTTTGTTGAAAAACCCTCTAGTGTCAACAAGGATTTGTTGTCATCTAACAGCATACCTACTGGTAACAGTTGGGTCAATATCAAACAGGTAACAGTTTATAAACAAACAATCCCTCGAAGGTTTTTAGAAGCTAAACAAAATCAAGACATTGCCTTTGCTGCTAGAGAGCTTGTGAAGACTTATGGTGTTGAACAAGATGATGGCTCTACAGTTTACCGTGCCGATACTTTCCTAATTAAAAAGAATCAATCTACTTATAGTATTCATCGTCGTCAGGCGACAAACTTAGATAATCCAATTATGGAGTTTGAAGCCTCACAATATCATATTAATATTACTCAAAGACCTCAAGATAAATTTTTACCCATAGAGCGGCAAGAGTTTTTAATGGTTGCAGATACCTTGAAACAAGGTAAAGAGCTACCTGACCTTGATGAAGACCCCAGGAAAATTGCTAACACCCTAAGTTCTCTTTCTCCTGATGGCACTCATAAAATTCTTGAAAGTTTTAAATCTTTAGAAATCTTCAAAATACTTACAAATACCCTAGAAACCTTTAATTCTCACGATTTAGAATTAGGTAATTATCGGATTACTTATACTTCTAATAATGAAAATAGTGGTGATATCAAGCTTTTAAAAACTGAACATAACGGCACTACTAGAGTTGCTGTACATTTAGAATTGAGCCGAACTGATGAACAAATGAATCATCAAGTTCATTCTATGGCTATTACCTCCTTAGAAATTGACAAACTCAGGCTGCTGGCAACTAAACTTCAAATCCCAACAATTAATTCTGCTGCTAATGCCCACGCAACTCGTGATATTCCTTTACCACTTCATCCAGCATTAGCTGAAATTTGGAACTTACTGGAGAGTTCTGTCAGATGGACATCTGGAGCAAACCAAGGTAATGAAGGTTTTCGTGAGCGATTTCAAAAAGACCCCAATGCTAAACTAACTTTGGGTGAGCAGTCACAACTTTATCAAGGCGATGACTTTAGCAAAAAGTCCCTGATTCCTGCCGTTGTTCAAACTATCATTGCTAAAGGTCAAGATACTAAAAATGAAGGCCGCGTTTATGAAGGCGTTCTTTATAGACTTCAATTACTTATTAAAGAAGGTATACAGTTTATCAATATTAACCGCAAAACCCAATCCAATCAAAAAGCTTTTGCTGCATATAAAGACCACACTAACGAGTTTACAATTACTTCAAATAACCTCTCAACCGAAGAAGCACAAAAAATCGTTGCTTTTAATCAGCAGCGAATTGCAAAAGAACAATCTCAACCATCATCTATTAAAACCGATAAAACTCAGGAATTCTCATTTGATAAAGATGATAATTCCGAACTAGGAGGCTAGACAGGGAAAACGCATCTAAATTACTCTTGATCACAACGAAGGTTAAGAATCAACGAAAAAATCTTTCCTTTTGCGCTTGATTATTTTTTAAGACCAAAGCGATGCCTGCGGTGGTCACTGAGCGCAGCCGTTCGCGCAGCGTCTCGTAGAGAAGTGCGGGCTTTCCCTACGCCTAAGATTTTCGCAATAAGCAAGACTTAATGACATTATTTTCGCTCTATTGAGAATAAATTTTACTTATTGACATAATGCGGCCGCCTTGCCCACACCTCCCACACTCCTCACACTTACTTAAAATACCCCATTAGTAATCCAAATATAAATCCACTGATTAAGACATACCGTCTTAATATTGGATTTATTTTCACAAAAGGAGCAATTATTGTTGCAAGAAATATGTAAAATGTGGCTTCAAATATATCAGTGCTGAATGTGATAACGGCAGCAAGAAACAGCCCACCAAATATCAAACATCCACCTACATACTCTATCTTATCCCATAGCTTAGTGTCGTCCAGGTAGCGCATGAGTCAATTTCGGCTTTTTCGGGATTGTAGCATCTACCCCATAAAAATTGTTTACTTGATAGGGAAATTTTATTGTAAATATCGTCCCCTTACCAACAACAGAATCTACAGACAGTTTCAGCCCATGAGAATAAGCTACCATCATTGCAATATACAATCCTAACCCGGAGCCAGGTGAAGAAATAGTCCCACGATAAAAAGGTAGAAAGATATTCGCCAAATCCTCTGATCCAATACCAATGCCCGTGTCTTCAATTAAAACTACCAAGTCATCACCCTGGTTCAACAATCGCAAGAATATATCACCTGTCTTTGTATATGAGAGGGCGTTTTTAAGTAGATTTGAACACATTCTGTAAAGATGTGTTGCATCTCCTTTCACCCTAGTTCCATGTACATATTTTGTACAAGTCTTGTAGTGCAATTTTAAACCCCGATTAATAGCTTTTGGCATATACTCTTGATATAAATTATTCAATAAGTCGCCAAAATCAAATTCATGAATCAAGGATGGATTTAAACCAATAAGTCTATCTCTTGATTGATGATTTCGATACATGTCTATCAGTTGAATCACTCTGTTATTAGTCTGCCATAAGGATATTAGGATTGTTTTTATCTCTTGGAGATTGCTTCCGTACTCTCCATCTATCATTTGCTTCAAAACAATTGATTCATTAACCACTGCATTGGATACGTCATGTACCAAGGCAGAAATATTAATTTTATTTCTTAATTCTCTTTGGGACATATAAACACTCCTTATCAGGATATAAGTTATTCTATTAAACTGCTTTTTAGCAAAACTTATTACTTATAATTATAGCGGATCTCCCTGATATCTACCTTAATTACTTTTTGTTTAATCCAGTTATTTAGAAATGTTTGCACTCCCCTACTTTGGGAATATATTAAAATATATATACTTCAATTTTAATGCTTTTATTAAAACATTTATGATATAAAAATAGGAGAAGTTAAAGATTAACTCTTGGTGCAAATATGAGTATCATGACAATTCGGATAGTAGTAATTGAAGACCAAGAACTGTGTAGACTTGGCATTAGAACGGCGATCGCACAAGAATCAGACATGGAACTGTGCGGTGAGGCTAGCTGTGGATTGGAGGGATTAGAGTTAGTCCAGTCAACAAATCCTGATATTGTCTTACTTGATATTGGGCTACCAGATATCAACGGACTGGAAATTGCAACCAGGATTAAGAAGCACACTCTATCCAAAGTTATTATCCTCAGCGCTTATTCTAGTCAAAATGTGATTAACGAAGCTTTTGCCTGTGGTGCTGATTCATATTTCTTAAAGACAACCAAGATCGAGTCGATTAAAAACGCTATCCGTAGTATCTATCGAAACGAAGAATATCTTGACCAAGCGATTATCAAGAGATTTCTGGAATTGAACCATCGTCAGAGTACAAAAATTAAAGGCAAAAAGTACAACGAGTTACCTACAACTCAAGAAATTGAAATTCTCAAATTAATTGCTAGTGGCTGCTCCAATAAGGAAATCGCTAATCAACTATTTATCAGTATTAGCACAGTCAAATCCCACACTGGCAACCTTTTTCTCAAGTTGGGAGCTAGGGATCGGGTCAATGCCATTCTTAAAGCTCAAAGTTTTGGCTACCTAGAACCTTCGCCGCAAGACTGGAGAGCTATTGGGTAGTTCATTATTTCTTGTTCTTTTGCATTTGAATCAAGCAATATCCTTTCAAGCGATTTTCTTCTTGACAAGCAGCCAGAGTTTGTTGATTCTCAACAAAGAGCTTATAAGTTTGCTTACCTTCGCTAGATTTTACCCATTGTAAAATCTTCAGGTCGTTGTTTGACAAGATGACTGATTGATTTTGGCCCAAGTTAGTCATCACGTTCCAAGTCGTAAATGAAGCAAGCATCGCACCGGCTGCTGTCACTCCTCCTACCAGAGCGCAGATAGACCAAAAATGCATCCGAGAATTTCCTGTAGATAATCGCATCTCTTTTGGTGGCGATGATGTCGAGGATGCAGATGATGTTGATGCTTGTATCAGCTTCGGTATTTGTTCAGTTAAGACATCACGCACAGCATTACTGACTACAGTGTTGTTCATTGATTGGGCTGTTTTAGAAGTATTCGCCACTTTCTCTTCGACTGTTAGTACCCAAGCTTCAATCATTGCCTCCATTCGTGCTTGCAGTGAAATCATTGTCTCTTCATATCTGCCAAGCGTTGCCATGACTTGAAACATCGGGTCATCTTCTGCTAACCCCAGTTGCTGCGCTGTTTCAACGATCCTCTGTTGTTCGGCTTCAGAATAACCCTGCAATATTTCTGATGTTCTCACCTGCTGATACTCCTAAGTAAATACTTGCGACTTGATTATTTTTTACACTCTCAAAGAAATTTTTTAGCCAATGATAAATATATGAGCGATACAACACATATAGGGATTGCTCATGAAAACATTGTGAGTAAGGTTTGGCTAAATCCTCCATTGCTTGATAATGATCTCTGTGCAAGGCTGTTAATATAATTTCTGTGCCCCCAACCAATGGCAATTTTTGCTGTATTAATTGCTTATACTCTTTAAACCTCGTATCAAAATGTTGATTTTTGACTATGACATAATTAGCATTGTCCGTTGCAAAATCTAATAGCTGCAAGAAATATTCCATGCAATCACTTCTATGGGAAATTGGCTGTAAGAATGTTAGTTTCCAGTTGAGTTCAGCCAAAACAGTAAAAAAATCTGCCTCATATATGTAGTTACAGGTTTCTTGGATATACTGTCCCGG
This window contains:
- a CDS encoding DUF3854 domain-containing protein, which encodes MYSDQIERKNAGRLTDKTLQVYAYLDSTDGWWCNGGVDPRTFCDLLPGDQPKVKLWGCYKPDSPRPDAQKPGKFIKYEHPYKDELSIFLLEVPKAIAEFIYSKAGVNPSLSDRQSGFWYSVWKHNIPVTIVEGAKKAASILTQGDAAIGLPGVNAAYRSKDDQGNPIESKLRSEIAMFATPDREIRICFDHDSKSKTQVNVGKALIKTSQLLVNHGAVVKIITLPGPEKGVDDLIAALGAAVYEKLKALAVSFEDWQRNNPLPDLRQFIFLKNGQELKLKSVGRSEILLTPATTPTPPTTPTTSTPPTLPESLTTSDESRCPEASLTPLRPLSPLPPLSPLPPLSRTHPLYAAIKSIQIQQALLTQQTESKIAPLPKTNSQTNDRVIIPKASLTPLRPLSPLSHTRPLYAAIIKSIRIQQALLTQQIKEKIAPLSQTNSQTNARVIIPEAPQSQVSPPSEQSSTHNSQNTESISVDELDELDELDELDLLKRRRRQSEIISDTIEDNKTFVEKPSSVNKDLLSSNSIPTGNSWVNIKQVTVYKQTIPRRFLEAKQNQDIAFAARELVKTYGVEQDDGSTVYRADTFLIKKNQSTYSIHRRQATNLDNPIMEFEASQYHINITQRPQDKFLPIERQEFLMVADTLKQGKELPDLDEDPRKIANTLSSLSPDGTHKILESFKSLEIFKILTNTLETFNSHDLELGNYRITYTSNNENSGDIKLLKTEHNGTTRVAVHLELSRTDEQMNHQVHSMAITSLEIDKLRLLATKLQIPTINSAANAHATRDIPLPLHPALAEIWNLLESSVRWTSGANQGNEGFRERFQKDPNAKLTLGEQSQLYQGDDFSKKSLIPAVVQTIIAKGQDTKNEGRVYEGVLYRLQLLIKEGIQFININRKTQSNQKAFAAYKDHTNEFTITSNNLSTEEAQKIVAFNQQRIAKEQSQPSSIKTDKTQEFSFDKDDNSELGG
- a CDS encoding sensor histidine kinase — translated: MSQRELRNKINISALVHDVSNAVVNESIVLKQMIDGEYGSNLQEIKTILISLWQTNNRVIQLIDMYRNHQSRDRLIGLNPSLIHEFDFGDLLNNLYQEYMPKAINRGLKLHYKTCTKYVHGTRVKGDATHLYRMCSNLLKNALSYTKTGDIFLRLLNQGDDLVVLIEDTGIGIGSEDLANIFLPFYRGTISSPGSGLGLYIAMMVAYSHGLKLSVDSVVGKGTIFTIKFPYQVNNFYGVDATIPKKPKLTHALPGRH
- a CDS encoding response regulator — its product is MTIRIVVIEDQELCRLGIRTAIAQESDMELCGEASCGLEGLELVQSTNPDIVLLDIGLPDINGLEIATRIKKHTLSKVIILSAYSSQNVINEAFACGADSYFLKTTKIESIKNAIRSIYRNEEYLDQAIIKRFLELNHRQSTKIKGKKYNELPTTQEIEILKLIASGCSNKEIANQLFISISTVKSHTGNLFLKLGARDRVNAILKAQSFGYLEPSPQDWRAIG
- a CDS encoding DUF6753 family protein — protein: MRTSEILQGYSEAEQQRIVETAQQLGLAEDDPMFQVMATLGRYEETMISLQARMEAMIEAWVLTVEEKVANTSKTAQSMNNTVVSNAVRDVLTEQIPKLIQASTSSASSTSSPPKEMRLSTGNSRMHFWSICALVGGVTAAGAMLASFTTWNVMTNLGQNQSVILSNNDLKILQWVKSSEGKQTYKLFVENQQTLAACQEENRLKGYCLIQMQKNKK